In Bacteroidia bacterium, a genomic segment contains:
- a CDS encoding NADH-quinone oxidoreductase subunit N: MNTIVTLSIVGIAAMLSEVFKLKRIMYTLVIAGLVVALGFSINDWNNYGSYFNQMVMVDSFSVVFSSLMIVTTLLWMLMSRNYFSSESSMSEHFALIVFALTGGVMMTSFSNMSILFIGLEILSFALYIMAGSDKTNIKSNEAAMKYFIMGSFATGFLLFGITLVYGATSSFNIQEIANYTQQNKDALPAFFKVGVLMMLIGLSFKIAAAPFHFWTPDVYDGAPTLVTAFMASVVKTAAFAVIYRLFVSCFISIYDFWTPVFAVLSAITMLAGNITAVYQTSLKRMLAYSSVAHAGYMLMALAAPGIASKNALLFYLAAYSLSALGAFNLLYSVHKVTGNEGIKAVKGLFYKHPVSAIMLTICMLSMAGIPPVAGFFGKYYLFTAALKENLLWLVLIAVLSSLIGIYYYFKVIIAAFQHPETENTGYCEKPSDLAVLGICAVLSLLLGIAPQLISGLL, encoded by the coding sequence GTGAATACCATCGTTACACTTTCAATAGTTGGCATTGCAGCCATGCTTTCAGAAGTTTTTAAACTGAAGCGCATTATGTACACGCTGGTAATTGCCGGTTTAGTTGTTGCATTGGGTTTTTCAATAAACGATTGGAATAATTATGGTTCGTATTTCAATCAGATGGTAATGGTTGACAGTTTTTCTGTAGTTTTTTCATCACTCATGATTGTTACCACATTGCTATGGATGCTCATGTCGCGCAATTACTTCAGCAGTGAGAGTAGCATGAGCGAACATTTTGCACTCATCGTTTTTGCACTGACCGGTGGCGTAATGATGACTTCTTTTTCCAATATGTCAATATTGTTTATTGGGTTGGAAATACTTTCGTTTGCACTTTATATAATGGCCGGCAGTGACAAAACCAATATTAAGAGTAACGAAGCTGCGATGAAATATTTTATCATGGGTTCGTTTGCAACAGGCTTCTTACTTTTTGGTATTACATTGGTTTATGGTGCAACATCTTCGTTCAACATTCAGGAAATTGCAAACTATACACAACAAAACAAAGATGCACTGCCTGCATTTTTTAAAGTTGGTGTGCTTATGATGTTGATTGGGTTATCCTTTAAAATTGCTGCAGCCCCTTTTCATTTCTGGACTCCAGATGTGTATGATGGTGCACCAACATTAGTGACAGCTTTTATGGCATCTGTTGTAAAGACTGCAGCCTTTGCTGTAATCTACAGATTGTTTGTTTCGTGCTTCATCTCTATTTATGATTTTTGGACTCCTGTATTTGCTGTTTTATCAGCCATCACAATGCTGGCAGGAAACATTACAGCGGTTTACCAAACAAGTCTGAAACGTATGCTTGCTTATTCGAGTGTTGCACATGCGGGCTATATGCTGATGGCATTGGCAGCACCCGGCATTGCTTCAAAAAATGCACTGTTGTTTTATCTGGCTGCCTATTCGCTTTCTGCATTAGGTGCTTTTAATCTTCTTTACTCTGTGCATAAAGTTACCGGAAACGAAGGTATTAAAGCCGTGAAAGGTTTGTTTTATAAACACCCCGTATCAGCAATCATGCTGACTATTTGTATGCTCAGTATGGCAGGTATTCCACCGGTGGCAGGATTTTTCGGAAAATATTACTTGTTTACAGCTGCACTAAAAGAAAACCTCTTGTGGCTGGTGCTCATTGCAGTGTTAAGCTCGCTTATTGGAATTTATTATTACTTTAAAGTTATCATTGCAGCCTTTCAACATCCCGAAACAGAAAATACAGGCTACTGCGAAAAACCATCTGACCTTGCCGTGTTGGGCATTTGCGCAGTGTTATCATTGTTGCTTGGTATTGCCCCACAATTAATTTCCGGATTGCTCTGA
- a CDS encoding NADH-quinone oxidoreductase subunit M has protein sequence MNNLLLIILFLPLAGMALSLLPSREATGKAAFVFSLISLLLSVCLFIQFDPNGGMQQVMNYAWVPDLGINFKIGVDGISLMMILLTNVLTSLIILSSFGRRIDNPKGLYALIQLMQFALIGVFISLDAFLFYIFWELALLPIYFICLLWGGKDRIRITLKFFIYTISGSLLMLLGLIYLYLQTPGSHTFDIQAFYDLTLSSQQQSLVFWLIFVAFAIKIPVFPLHSWQPDTYTDAPTQGTMLLSGIMLKMGLYGVLRWLLPIVPGASADNAFIVMLLGIIGVVYASCIAIVQKDFKRMIAYASIAHVGLITAGLFTLKVEALEGAVFQMLSHGINAVGLFFIADMLMSRLKTHNMNEMGGIANNNSLFAVLFMIVLLGTVALPLTNGFVGEFLLLTGIYQFKSWMAIFGGLTIILGAVYMFRSYQAIMLGSRHLNEGEFHPMTLSEKTVLGTIAFLVILLGVYPSFLMNAAAPSIKSLLMIINAG, from the coding sequence ATGAATAATTTATTACTGATAATTTTATTTTTACCACTTGCCGGCATGGCATTGTCGCTGCTGCCTTCGCGTGAAGCAACAGGAAAAGCGGCATTTGTATTTTCGCTCATCAGTCTATTACTTTCAGTGTGCTTGTTTATTCAATTTGACCCAAATGGTGGAATGCAACAAGTAATGAATTATGCTTGGGTGCCGGACTTAGGAATAAATTTCAAAATAGGAGTTGATGGCATTTCGTTAATGATGATATTGCTGACTAACGTGCTTACATCATTGATTATTCTATCATCTTTTGGTCGAAGAATAGACAATCCTAAAGGTCTATATGCGCTCATTCAGTTGATGCAATTTGCATTGATTGGTGTATTTATTTCGCTCGATGCATTTTTATTTTACATTTTCTGGGAACTTGCACTATTACCGATTTATTTCATCTGCCTGCTGTGGGGTGGCAAAGACAGAATACGAATCACATTAAAATTTTTCATCTATACCATTAGCGGAAGTTTATTAATGCTGTTGGGGTTAATTTATCTTTATCTGCAAACTCCGGGAAGCCACACTTTCGACATACAGGCATTTTATGATTTAACACTTTCATCACAACAACAGTCATTAGTTTTCTGGTTGATTTTTGTAGCTTTTGCAATAAAGATTCCGGTATTTCCACTACACAGCTGGCAACCGGACACCTATACAGATGCACCAACGCAAGGCACCATGTTGCTTTCCGGTATTATGTTAAAAATGGGTCTATATGGTGTGCTTAGATGGTTACTACCTATTGTTCCGGGAGCATCTGCAGATAATGCTTTTATTGTAATGTTGCTTGGCATCATAGGTGTTGTTTATGCATCGTGTATTGCCATAGTTCAAAAGGATTTTAAACGGATGATTGCCTATGCATCCATTGCACACGTAGGCTTAATTACTGCCGGATTATTCACCTTAAAAGTTGAAGCTCTTGAAGGGGCCGTATTTCAAATGCTCAGTCACGGTATTAATGCTGTTGGTTTATTCTTTATTGCCGACATGCTGATGAGCAGGTTAAAAACTCATAACATGAATGAAATGGGTGGTATTGCCAATAATAATTCTCTGTTTGCAGTGCTGTTTATGATAGTATTATTGGGTACGGTAGCACTTCCGCTAACGAATGGTTTTGTTGGAGAGTTTCTGTTGCTTACAGGCATTTATCAGTTTAAATCGTGGATGGCAATATTTGGTGGATTGACCATCATACTCGGTGCTGTTTATATGTTCAGAAGCTATCAGGCTATCATGCTGGGAAGCCGTCATCTGAATGAAGGAGAGTTTCATCCAATGACATTAAGCGAAAAAACAGTTTTAGGAACAATAGCATTCTTGGTTATTTTATTAGGTGTGTATCCATCGTTTTTGATGAATGCGGCAGCGCCAAGTATAAAATCGCTTTTAATGATTATTAATGCAGGATAA
- the nuoL gene encoding NADH-quinone oxidoreductase subunit L, with protein sequence MDLLIAAIPLVPLIGFLLNGIINKKMPQPLVGIIASGSVLLSFLISCYLFLQISNGTFKEVYSTMFSWINAGSLNLGISFLVDRLSVIMLLVVTGVGFLIHVYSIGYMKHDEDYSRFMSYLNLFIFFMLLLIMGSNYVVMFAGWEGVGLCSYLLIGFWFKNNDYNKAANKAFIMNRIGDLGFLIGLFLMYQTFSSLEFKDVFAAAGNYPSGDVTLTAIALFLFIGAVGKSAQIPLYTWLPDAMAGPTPVSALIHAATMVTAGIYMIIRSNVIYTLAPFAGEIVAVIGLVTALMAASIGLKQNDIKKVLAYSTVSQLGYMFVALGVGAYTTALFHVVTHAFFKALLFLCAGSVIHAMSGEQDIRRMGSLKKYLPITHFTFLMGVLAISGVPLFSGFFSKDEILAVTWTYSPVMFTVLAITSVLTATYMFRLYWLTFYGDFRGTHHQKEHLHESPSSMTIPLIILAVFSVIGGYIGMPEYINEKLGTHHVFSQFLNPIIYSPKEFILSHTFEFTLLIGTIIGLAVIYVMTNNMYVRDKMVPEEDSQTKSFQKVLANKYYVDELYDMVIRRPLEAIGELFYKIFDISIIDGIVNFIPRATNLTSSGLRLLQNGSVGFYLVSMVIGIILIFVFKMLL encoded by the coding sequence ATGGACTTATTAATAGCTGCTATACCACTTGTTCCGCTTATAGGTTTTTTACTTAACGGCATAATCAATAAGAAAATGCCACAACCTCTTGTGGGCATTATTGCAAGTGGCTCTGTTCTTCTTTCTTTTTTAATTTCCTGCTATCTCTTTTTACAAATCAGCAATGGCACTTTTAAGGAAGTTTACAGTACCATGTTTTCCTGGATAAATGCTGGAAGTTTGAATTTAGGTATTTCATTTTTAGTTGACCGTCTTTCAGTAATCATGCTTTTGGTTGTTACCGGTGTAGGATTTCTGATTCACGTTTATTCTATTGGATATATGAAACATGATGAGGATTACTCCAGATTCATGTCATATCTGAATTTATTTATCTTTTTCATGCTGCTGCTTATTATGGGCAGCAACTATGTGGTAATGTTTGCAGGTTGGGAAGGTGTTGGACTTTGCTCTTATTTGTTGATAGGTTTCTGGTTTAAAAACAACGATTACAATAAAGCTGCAAACAAAGCATTCATCATGAACCGAATTGGTGATTTAGGATTTTTAATCGGTCTGTTCCTGATGTATCAAACTTTTTCATCATTAGAATTTAAAGATGTTTTTGCTGCTGCCGGCAACTATCCTTCCGGTGATGTTACCCTTACTGCAATTGCATTATTCCTGTTTATTGGTGCAGTAGGAAAAAGCGCACAAATACCACTCTATACCTGGCTGCCCGATGCTATGGCAGGACCTACACCTGTATCAGCATTGATACACGCTGCTACCATGGTGACTGCCGGTATTTATATGATTATACGAAGCAATGTAATTTATACGCTTGCACCATTTGCCGGTGAAATTGTGGCTGTAATCGGATTGGTAACAGCATTGATGGCCGCATCAATTGGTCTTAAACAAAATGATATTAAAAAGGTTCTTGCCTACTCTACCGTAAGTCAGTTAGGCTATATGTTTGTTGCCTTAGGTGTGGGTGCTTACACAACAGCTCTGTTTCATGTTGTAACACATGCATTTTTTAAAGCATTACTTTTCTTATGTGCAGGTAGTGTTATTCATGCAATGAGTGGCGAACAGGACATCAGACGCATGGGAAGTTTGAAAAAATATTTACCGATTACACATTTTACTTTCCTGATGGGCGTTTTAGCAATCAGTGGTGTTCCACTGTTCAGCGGATTTTTCTCTAAAGACGAGATACTTGCTGTAACCTGGACCTATTCGCCAGTGATGTTTACAGTATTAGCCATCACATCAGTACTAACTGCAACTTATATGTTTCGCTTATACTGGTTAACTTTTTACGGTGATTTTCGTGGCACACATCATCAGAAAGAACATTTACATGAGTCGCCTTCGAGCATGACTATTCCATTAATTATCCTTGCTGTATTCTCTGTTATTGGAGGTTATATTGGCATGCCTGAATACATCAATGAAAAATTAGGAACGCATCACGTATTTTCGCAGTTCCTTAATCCAATTATTTATTCCCCAAAGGAATTTATTTTATCGCATACATTTGAGTTTACTTTACTTATTGGCACCATCATCGGCTTGGCTGTAATTTATGTTATGACTAATAATATGTATGTCAGAGATAAAATGGTTCCTGAAGAAGATAGTCAAACCAAATCATTCCAAAAAGTGCTGGCTAATAAATATTATGTTGATGAATTGTACGACATGGTAATCAGAAGACCCTTGGAAGCGATTGGCGAATTGTTCTATAAAATATTTGACATTAGTATTATTGATGGAATCGTAAATTTTATTCCACGAGCCACAAACCTGACTTCTTCCGGGTTGAGATTATTACAAAACGGAAGTGTTGGATTTTATTTGGTGAGTATGGTCATAGGAATCATTCTGATTTTTGTATTTAAAATGCTGCTGTAG
- the nuoK gene encoding NADH-quinone oxidoreductase subunit NuoK — translation MEPVNINHYLLFSAILFCIGVAGVLFRRNAIIIFMCIELMLNSVNLLLAAFSNQHNDASGQVFVIFIMAVAAAEVAIGLAILVMIYRNVKSTDIDVLNKLKW, via the coding sequence ATGGAACCGGTTAATATAAATCACTACCTGCTGTTCTCTGCCATACTTTTTTGTATTGGTGTAGCAGGAGTATTGTTCAGACGCAATGCCATAATTATTTTTATGTGTATAGAACTTATGCTTAACTCTGTGAATCTGCTATTGGCAGCTTTCAGCAATCAGCATAACGATGCATCGGGTCAGGTGTTTGTGATTTTTATTATGGCCGTAGCCGCAGCTGAAGTTGCAATAGGGTTAGCTATTCTGGTTATGATTTATCGGAATGTTAAATCAACAGATATAGATGTTTTAAATAAACTTAAATGGTAG
- a CDS encoding NADH-quinone oxidoreductase subunit J, translated as MSQYAFYILSALSVMSALFTVFSKKPVYSVLYLIFFFFTLFGHYILLNAQFLAAVHLIVYAGAIMVLFLFVIMMLNLNKEIEPNKNIVSKFAAVISSGLLLIVIVSVLKHADVQASKLNQHTDIGLVESIGHVLYNEYMLPFEMVSILLLTALIGAVMLGKKEVK; from the coding sequence GTGAGCCAATACGCATTTTACATACTTTCAGCACTTTCGGTAATGAGTGCCTTGTTTACCGTATTTTCCAAAAAACCGGTTTATAGTGTATTGTATCTGATTTTCTTCTTCTTTACATTATTCGGTCATTATATTTTGCTGAATGCGCAATTTTTGGCTGCAGTACATTTAATAGTATATGCCGGTGCCATTATGGTTTTGTTTCTGTTTGTGATTATGATGCTTAATCTCAATAAAGAAATTGAACCCAATAAAAATATTGTTTCAAAATTTGCAGCCGTCATTTCCAGTGGTCTGTTGTTGATTGTAATAGTTAGTGTGCTCAAACATGCAGATGTTCAAGCAAGCAAACTGAATCAGCATACTGATATTGGTTTGGTAGAATCCATTGGACATGTACTTTACAACGAATATATGCTGCCATTTGAAATGGTTTCAATATTACTGCTCACTGCATTAATTGGTGCTGTGATGCTTGGAAAAAAAGAAGTTAAATAA
- a CDS encoding NADH-quinone oxidoreductase subunit I, with translation MMLTNRSKVVVNKEMTFAEKIYIPAIVAGLMITIKHFFKKKATINFPEQQKPISEVWRGLHVLKRDEQGRENCTACGLCAVACPAEAITMTAAERKKGEEHLYREEKYAAVYEINMLRCIFCGLCEEACPKEAIFLTNRMTPSDTLRDSFIYGKDKLVEGIAPEERVDISYRARAHRKEVE, from the coding sequence ATCATGTTAACCAATAGAAGTAAAGTAGTAGTCAATAAAGAAATGACATTTGCAGAGAAGATATACATTCCTGCTATTGTAGCAGGTCTGATGATTACTATCAAACATTTTTTCAAGAAAAAAGCAACCATTAATTTTCCGGAGCAACAAAAACCAATCAGTGAGGTTTGGCGTGGTCTGCATGTTTTAAAACGCGATGAGCAGGGAAGAGAAAACTGTACTGCCTGCGGACTGTGTGCAGTTGCCTGTCCTGCAGAAGCAATTACCATGACAGCTGCTGAACGTAAAAAAGGAGAAGAGCATTTATACAGAGAAGAAAAGTATGCTGCGGTTTATGAAATTAATATGCTACGTTGTATTTTTTGTGGATTGTGCGAAGAAGCCTGTCCTAAAGAAGCAATCTTTTTAACCAATCGCATGACACCATCGGACACTTTGCGCGATAGTTTTATTTATGGTAAAGACAAATTGGTTGAAGGTATTGCACCTGAAGAACGTGTAGATATAAGTTATAGAGCAAGAGCACATAGAAAAGAAGTGGAATGA
- a CDS encoding AAA family ATPase → MTKELLIVGGPNGSGKTTFSKSFLDEYNYEFLNADEIASELSEDGNQAGNISAGKEYFKRIEKLKTKNKNIILESTLSGMFLIKLIKEFKKKEYNVKIIFVVLNAPEQCIERIKHRVVTGGHFVPDDDVRRRFIRGKNNFWNIYKSMVEDWKLFNNTETGFELIAAGEKNKFDIVNQSLFDFFIKDIKK, encoded by the coding sequence GTGACGAAAGAATTGTTAATAGTAGGTGGACCAAACGGAAGCGGAAAGACAACCTTTTCGAAATCGTTTTTAGATGAATATAATTATGAGTTTTTAAATGCAGATGAAATTGCTAGTGAATTATCAGAAGATGGTAACCAGGCAGGAAATATTTCTGCAGGAAAAGAATACTTTAAACGAATTGAAAAATTAAAAACAAAAAACAAAAACATAATTCTGGAATCAACTTTATCAGGAATGTTTCTAATTAAGCTGATTAAAGAATTTAAGAAGAAAGAGTATAATGTAAAAATTATTTTTGTCGTTTTAAATGCACCGGAACAATGTATAGAAAGAATAAAACACAGAGTAGTAACTGGAGGGCACTTTGTTCCTGATGATGATGTGAGACGAAGATTTATAAGGGGGAAAAATAATTTCTGGAACATTTATAAAAGTATGGTTGAAGATTGGAAGTTGTTTAATAATACGGAAACAGGGTTTGAGCTAATAGCAGCAGGAGAAAAGAATAAATTTGATATTGTAAATCAGTCATTGTTTGATTTTTTCATAAAAGATATAAAAAAATGA
- the nuoH gene encoding NADH-quinone oxidoreductase subunit NuoH, giving the protein MEVSVLIFKTVFVIAVFLVSLLIAMYSTYAERKVAAFLQDRVGPNRAGPFGILQPLADGVKMFMKEEIIPSHADKALFVLGPSLMMLTACMTGVVIPWGDTLIINGKEYFMHITDVNIGVLYIFGVVSIGVYGIMIGGWASNNKYSLLGSVRASSQMISYELAMGMSIIALIMVTGTLSVREIVVQQQGFHWNVFYQPLGFLIFLVCAFAECNRTPFDLPECETELVGGYHTEYSSMKLGFYLFAEYINMFISSAVISALYFGGFNMPFISELGLSHNALTLLGVLFYFIKIFFFIFFFMWVRWTIPRFRYDQLMNLGWKMLIPLSILNVLLTGVFLLWKNGLFHF; this is encoded by the coding sequence ATGGAAGTTTCGGTATTAATATTCAAAACAGTTTTTGTAATTGCTGTCTTTCTGGTTTCATTGCTGATAGCCATGTATTCGACCTATGCAGAAAGAAAGGTGGCAGCATTTTTACAAGACAGAGTCGGTCCTAACCGTGCAGGGCCATTCGGTATTCTTCAGCCATTAGCTGATGGTGTAAAAATGTTTATGAAAGAAGAAATTATTCCATCACATGCCGATAAAGCATTATTTGTTTTAGGCCCAAGCCTGATGATGTTAACAGCTTGTATGACAGGTGTTGTTATTCCATGGGGCGATACTTTAATCATTAATGGAAAAGAATACTTTATGCACATTACCGATGTAAACATTGGTGTGCTTTATATTTTCGGTGTGGTTTCAATTGGTGTTTACGGTATTATGATTGGCGGATGGGCATCAAATAATAAGTACTCTTTACTTGGGTCTGTTCGTGCCTCTTCACAAATGATCAGTTATGAACTTGCAATGGGAATGTCAATCATAGCATTGATAATGGTTACAGGCACACTAAGTGTTCGCGAAATTGTTGTACAGCAACAAGGCTTTCACTGGAATGTATTTTATCAGCCATTAGGGTTTCTGATTTTTCTTGTTTGCGCTTTTGCCGAATGTAACAGAACACCGTTTGATTTGCCCGAGTGCGAAACAGAGTTGGTTGGCGGCTATCACACAGAATATTCTTCGATGAAACTTGGTTTCTATTTGTTTGCCGAGTATATCAATATGTTTATTTCATCTGCTGTAATTTCTGCACTTTATTTTGGCGGATTCAACATGCCATTTATCAGTGAACTCGGTTTGTCACATAATGCTTTGACCTTGTTAGGTGTGTTATTCTATTTTATAAAAATCTTCTTCTTTATCTTTTTCTTTATGTGGGTTCGGTGGACAATACCCCGTTTCCGATACGATCAGTTGATGAACCTTGGTTGGAAAATGCTCATACCATTATCTATACTGAATGTTCTGCTGACCGGAGTGTTCTTGTTATGGAAAAACGGATTGTTTCATTTTTAA
- a CDS encoding 2Fe-2S iron-sulfur cluster-binding protein has translation MPKVTIDGHTIEVPEGTTILEAARKIGGDIVPPTMCYYSKLKTSGGYCRTCLVKVSKGSEKDPRPMPKPVASCRQTVMDGMEVQNITSPEILDARAGVVEFLLINHPLDCPVCDQAGECNLQDLSYEHGSEASRLDYRKRTFPMIDIGDKIKLHMNRCIMCYRCVKVAEQLCPERVHGVLNRGWDSEISTYIEQAVDNEWSGNMIDVCPVGALTDKTFRFKSRVWFTKPVDAHRNCTTCSGKVVLWYQGEEVLRVTGRKDQWGEVDEFICNECRFDKKKTSDWVIEGPRHIDRHSVISQNHYEELKKLKQDLSRQKKLGEKAHN, from the coding sequence ATGCCAAAAGTTACCATAGATGGTCACACCATCGAAGTTCCTGAAGGAACAACCATACTGGAAGCAGCCCGAAAAATAGGTGGTGATATTGTGCCACCAACCATGTGCTATTATTCCAAATTGAAAACGTCAGGTGGCTATTGCCGCACCTGTTTGGTTAAAGTAAGTAAAGGCTCTGAAAAAGATCCTCGGCCAATGCCAAAACCTGTTGCTTCGTGCAGACAAACAGTGATGGACGGTATGGAAGTACAAAACATTACCTCACCTGAAATTTTAGATGCACGTGCCGGAGTAGTAGAATTTTTATTGATAAACCATCCGCTCGACTGCCCAGTTTGTGATCAGGCAGGCGAATGTAATCTTCAGGATTTGAGCTACGAGCATGGCAGTGAAGCTTCAAGACTTGATTACAGAAAAAGAACTTTCCCAATGATTGATATTGGCGATAAAATAAAACTGCACATGAACCGATGTATCATGTGCTATCGCTGTGTGAAAGTTGCCGAGCAACTTTGTCCGGAAAGAGTACACGGTGTCTTAAACAGAGGATGGGATTCTGAAATATCAACCTATATTGAACAAGCCGTTGACAATGAGTGGAGCGGAAATATGATTGATGTTTGTCCTGTTGGCGCATTGACGGATAAAACATTCCGATTTAAAAGTCGTGTTTGGTTTACCAAACCCGTAGATGCACACCGCAATTGTACAACCTGCAGTGGCAAAGTAGTTTTGTGGTATCAGGGAGAAGAAGTGCTTCGTGTTACAGGAAGAAAAGATCAATGGGGAGAAGTGGATGAATTTATTTGTAATGAATGCAGGTTCGATAAGAAAAAAACAAGTGACTGGGTTATTGAAGGGCCACGACACATTGACCGTCATTCGGTAATCTCACAAAATCATTACGAAGAATTAAAAAAACTCAAACAAGATTTGTCGCGTCAGAAAAAATTAGGAGAAAAAGCACATAATTAA
- the nuoF gene encoding NADH-quinone oxidoreductase subunit NuoF: MSRKLLLDNLDKPGIQSLAGYNNNGGYEALRKALQMKPEEIVSEVQKSGLRGRGGAGFPTGMKWSFIAKPEGVPRYLVCNADESEPGTFKDRYLMEHKPHILIEGMIISSFALGANTSYIYIRGEMMYVFHILQKAIDEAYEAGFLGKNILGSGFNLDLHVHCGAGAYICGEETALIESLEGKRGNPRIKPPFPAVKGLWGCPTVVNNVETIAAVVPIIKITGEEYAKIGVGKSTGTKLISASGHINKPGVYEIELGVSVEEFIYSDTYCGGIKNGKQLKAVVAGGSSVPVLPAHLILKTAAGEPRLMTYESLADGGFATGTMLGSGGFIVMDEDTSVVKNLWTFAHFYHHESCGQCSPCREGTGWMYRILNKILNGKGEMKDIDLLWNIQGNIEGKTICPLGDAAAWPVASSIRHFRSEFEAYINNHGMKDVKHYYRLNNLQEA; this comes from the coding sequence ATGTCACGTAAATTACTTTTAGATAACTTAGACAAGCCGGGCATTCAGTCATTGGCCGGCTACAACAACAATGGCGGATATGAGGCTTTGCGCAAAGCATTACAAATGAAGCCTGAAGAAATAGTAAGTGAAGTACAAAAATCAGGATTGCGTGGACGAGGTGGTGCAGGTTTTCCTACAGGCATGAAGTGGAGTTTTATTGCCAAACCTGAAGGTGTGCCGCGTTATTTGGTTTGTAATGCCGATGAAAGTGAGCCCGGAACATTTAAAGACAGGTATTTGATGGAACACAAACCTCATATTTTAATTGAGGGGATGATTATTTCAAGCTTTGCCTTAGGCGCAAACACGTCTTACATCTATATCAGAGGTGAAATGATGTATGTCTTTCACATACTCCAAAAAGCTATTGACGAAGCTTATGAAGCAGGATTTCTTGGAAAAAATATTTTAGGAAGCGGTTTTAATCTTGACTTGCATGTACACTGTGGTGCAGGAGCCTATATCTGTGGTGAAGAAACAGCATTGATTGAATCACTAGAAGGAAAAAGAGGCAATCCAAGGATTAAACCACCATTTCCTGCAGTGAAAGGTTTGTGGGGATGTCCAACAGTTGTGAATAACGTAGAGACCATTGCCGCAGTAGTACCAATCATAAAAATAACCGGTGAAGAGTATGCAAAAATCGGTGTTGGAAAAAGCACTGGTACAAAATTAATATCAGCATCAGGGCACATTAATAAACCGGGTGTGTATGAAATTGAATTGGGTGTTTCTGTTGAAGAATTTATATACAGCGATACCTATTGTGGTGGAATAAAAAACGGAAAACAACTGAAAGCCGTAGTTGCAGGGGGCTCTTCTGTTCCGGTATTACCTGCACACCTGATATTAAAAACTGCTGCCGGTGAACCAAGGCTGATGACTTATGAAAGTCTTGCAGATGGAGGATTTGCAACAGGTACAATGCTTGGTTCAGGTGGATTTATTGTGATGGACGAAGATACAAGTGTTGTGAAAAACCTATGGACCTTTGCCCATTTCTATCATCACGAAAGTTGCGGACAATGTTCGCCATGCCGTGAAGGAACAGGATGGATGTATAGAATATTAAATAAAATTCTCAACGGCAAAGGTGAAATGAAAGACATTGATCTGTTGTGGAACATTCAAGGAAATATTGAAGGAAAAACAATTTGTCCATTAGGCGATGCAGCAGCATGGCCGGTTGCATCATCTATCAGACATTTCAGAAGTGAGTTTGAAGCATATATCAACAATCACGGAATGAAAGACGTGAAACATTATTACAGATTAAATAATTTACAAGAAGCATAA
- the nuoE gene encoding NADH-quinone oxidoreductase subunit NuoE, producing MSTNKNIHFSDDAMALVQKIINRYPEGKQKSALLPILHIAQAEFDGWLSPEVMDYVASLLKIQPIEVYEVATFYSMFNMKPVGKCLIEVCRTGPCWLMGAEDVVRYIEKKLGIKAGETTADGMFTLKTVECLASCGTAPMMQIGETYHENLTLEKVDDILNDHKNRGNRRTHWEKDKVKP from the coding sequence ATGAGCACAAATAAAAACATACATTTTTCGGACGATGCAATGGCATTGGTTCAGAAAATAATTAACAGATATCCGGAAGGAAAACAAAAATCTGCATTACTGCCAATACTACACATTGCACAGGCAGAATTTGACGGATGGTTAAGTCCTGAAGTTATGGATTATGTAGCATCATTGTTGAAAATACAGCCTATAGAAGTCTATGAGGTGGCTACATTTTACTCTATGTTCAACATGAAGCCTGTAGGTAAGTGCCTGATTGAAGTTTGCAGAACAGGGCCATGCTGGCTGATGGGCGCAGAAGATGTTGTTCGTTACATTGAAAAAAAATTAGGTATCAAAGCAGGCGAAACAACTGCCGATGGTATGTTTACTTTAAAGACCGTTGAATGTTTGGCAAGTTGTGGTACAGCACCAATGATGCAAATCGGAGAAACCTATCACGAAAATCTGACTTTAGAAAAAGTGGATGATATTTTAAATGATCATAAGAACCGGGGCAACAGAAGAACGCACTGGGAAAAAGATAAAGTAAAACCCTGA